A genomic segment from Arcobacter acticola encodes:
- a CDS encoding DUF1853 family protein, which yields MYIIKNHTLNNQLKGFYNTPALFENDYYGFTQFELEDIDVENFDISNIQILQQLPLGKRVEYFFDALITYSLNYERVLKNIQIIHDKHTLGELDFIIYDKKRDKYIHIEMQYKFYLYDESFENEIDRYIGPNRNDTLVLKLQRLKEKQFPLLFKEETKSYIPNIDLNNIEQKILFKCNIFLPRHLKNKKLSLINNDCVSGYYLSFKEFIADDSFKNITLFVPHRFDWLSAPSSNENWKSYNEVKDDIEYFINLKASPLIWSKYTNNGEIVIERFFVTFW from the coding sequence TTGTACATTATCAAAAATCATACATTGAATAATCAGCTTAAAGGTTTTTATAACACACCAGCTTTATTTGAAAATGATTATTATGGTTTCACTCAATTTGAACTAGAAGATATTGATGTTGAGAATTTTGATATAAGTAATATTCAAATACTACAACAACTTCCCCTAGGAAAGAGAGTAGAGTACTTTTTTGATGCTCTTATTACTTACTCTTTAAATTATGAAAGAGTTTTAAAAAATATACAAATTATTCATGATAAACACACTCTTGGTGAATTGGATTTTATTATTTATGATAAAAAAAGAGATAAATATATTCATATAGAAATGCAGTATAAGTTTTATCTTTATGATGAGAGTTTTGAAAATGAAATTGATAGATATATTGGTCCCAATAGAAATGATACTTTAGTTTTAAAACTGCAAAGACTAAAAGAGAAACAGTTTCCTTTACTTTTTAAAGAAGAAACAAAATCTTATATACCAAACATTGATTTAAATAACATAGAGCAAAAGATTCTTTTCAAATGCAATATTTTTCTTCCAAGACATCTAAAAAACAAAAAATTATCTCTTATAAACAATGATTGTGTTAGTGGTTATTATTTAAGTTTTAAAGAATTTATTGCTGATGATTCTTTTAAAAATATCACTTTGTTCGTTCCCCATAGATTTGATTGGTTAAGTGCTCCTTCTTCAAATGAAAACTGGAAAAGTTATAATGAAGTAAAAGATGATATTGAATACTTTATTAATCTAAAGGCTTCGCCTCTTATTTGGTCAAAATATACAAATAATGGTGAAATAGTTATTGAAAGATTTTTTGTTACTTTTTGGTAA
- a CDS encoding M20/M25/M40 family metallo-hydrolase — MQNNIINIFKEITAIPRCSGTHEPFINHMKKLSKQFDYICLSDEHNNILCKKENSKAKVVFQSHYDIVCLKDNCVPQIVENGDILSAADSTLGSDNGIGCSYMIALMQENYDGEFLFTSDEEIGLIGANNLNLPLNATYMLNLDSEEEGEICIGCAGGVDIFASNTNKKIIPNTDNLDLYEISISKLQGGHSGVDIDKNIPNGIKLIAQTIKECEGKLLDINGGERINSIPVNVKAIIASSKTPIASHENMIIEKIEAKSEHLNIFDDNIIDFIYDFENGVRDMNSELNVVQSSINIAIIKTDLDSVKIELSARSMDNDDLKNLKDETIEILENHNFTVSTNGKYPAWKPDINEFTSKVLEVYKKINPSASLEAIHAGLECAIFKDIYPHIKVASIGPTINFPHSKKEQVSIKSVENVYVVIKEILKEIN; from the coding sequence ATGCAAAATAATATAATAAATATTTTCAAAGAGATAACAGCAATACCTAGATGTTCAGGAACTCATGAGCCATTTATAAATCATATGAAAAAGCTATCAAAGCAGTTTGATTATATATGTCTAAGTGATGAACATAATAATATTTTATGTAAAAAAGAGAATTCAAAAGCGAAAGTAGTTTTCCAATCCCACTATGACATAGTTTGTTTAAAAGATAATTGCGTTCCACAAATTGTAGAAAATGGTGATATTTTGAGTGCTGCTGATTCTACACTTGGAAGTGACAATGGAATTGGTTGTTCTTATATGATTGCTTTAATGCAAGAGAACTACGATGGAGAGTTTCTATTTACTTCAGATGAAGAGATAGGACTTATAGGAGCTAATAATCTTAATCTACCACTAAATGCTACTTATATGCTAAATCTTGATAGTGAAGAAGAAGGTGAGATTTGTATAGGTTGTGCAGGTGGTGTTGATATTTTTGCATCTAATACAAATAAAAAAATCATTCCAAATACAGATAATCTTGATTTATATGAAATTTCAATCTCTAAACTTCAAGGTGGACACAGTGGTGTTGATATAGATAAAAATATACCAAATGGAATAAAACTAATAGCTCAAACAATAAAAGAGTGTGAAGGTAAACTTCTTGACATAAATGGAGGAGAGAGAATAAACTCAATTCCTGTAAATGTAAAAGCAATAATAGCAAGTTCTAAAACTCCAATAGCAAGTCATGAAAATATGATTATTGAAAAGATTGAAGCTAAAAGTGAGCATTTAAATATCTTTGATGATAATATTATTGATTTTATTTATGATTTTGAAAATGGTGTAAGAGATATGAATAGTGAGTTAAATGTAGTTCAAAGCTCAATTAATATTGCCATAATAAAAACCGACTTAGATAGTGTAAAAATAGAATTAAGTGCTCGTTCTATGGATAATGATGATTTGAAAAATCTAAAAGATGAAACAATAGAAATATTAGAAAATCATAATTTCACAGTAAGCACAAATGGAAAGTATCCAGCATGGAAACCAGATATAAATGAATTTACATCAAAAGTACTAGAAGTTTATAAAAAAATCAATCCAAGTGCATCATTAGAAGCTATTCATGCAGGACTTGAATGTGCAATATTTAAAGATATTTATCCACATATAAAAGTAGCATCAATAGGCCCTACAATTAACTTTCCTCACTCAAAAAAAGAGCAAGTTTCTATAAAATCTGTTGAAAATGTATATGTGGTAATAAAAGAAATTTTAAAAGAGATAAATTAA
- a CDS encoding transporter substrate-binding domain-containing protein translates to MKFIFIFIFLISFLNAKNNNINLTNEEELFLQNNQPLRLHNEAYWPPYNFNENDTPKGFVIDYMNLIASKLGIKVQYISGPSWNDFMEMLKTNKIDAIINISKNKQREEFFEFTNVYHIAANAIYVKKGNEDIDSLEKLEGKTIVMPKGFFAQQLLEKYYPQIKQILVNDSVEALKLLSLGKADATIDKKNVLDYIISTKNISEVVATNYVNDDRLVSYISIAVSKDKTILKSILNKAQDSITDKELLDLKRKWFGNNELVSNKSFLSKEEKQYLSNNNIIKMCNIINLKPIEFYENKKTQGINIDLLNLLGKKINVKFENIIVQDYQTAKKYLEEKICDILPTTSENKNSEKIVFTNPLLSYKLAIITQKGKPVVQDIDEVLNETMAKKSNSENLDTLKNNYPNINIIETNSDYETFEAVNSNKVYYAMEPLPVVAYYMSKFAFNNIFISRYTDILLTSQIAISKDNIILYNIFNRAIEQISENEHNEIFNKWTNFSINMPFDYSIVWKISLVVFIILLILAYRQSILKKHNKTLRLINNEIEKKNRQIAKQKELFEKLYNKSADGVLLLKNKKISDCNEAATKILHYSKDELIDKYLYEISPRFQPDGLSSNLKAIIKVNEALKNGICSFEWMHTSKDHKKLWIEVVLTSIEINSNLVIHTVIRDINKRKEMEKKLEVLTCNLEERIKKEIEINEEKTAQLIQQSRFVQMGEMISMIAHQWRQPLTAITATTNNLLLKNILNKEISKDILEEELKLITEYTQHLSFTIDDFRNFFKSDKEKVESKLEDIIEKAINIIKTSFDSKEIQLIKNYEFNENITTYTTEIQQVILILLKNAEDALVENEIINKKIEIKTYKENDFVIIDIEDNAKGISADIIYKIFDPYFSTKKAKEGTGIGLYMSKIIIKDHCKGEITVTNSQDGANFKIKLPLNI, encoded by the coding sequence ATGAAATTTATTTTTATTTTTATTTTTCTTATATCATTTTTAAATGCAAAAAACAATAATATAAATTTAACAAACGAAGAAGAACTCTTTTTACAAAACAATCAACCTTTGCGTTTACACAATGAGGCTTATTGGCCTCCATATAATTTCAATGAAAATGATACTCCAAAAGGATTTGTAATTGATTATATGAATTTAATTGCAAGTAAATTAGGAATAAAAGTTCAATATATTTCAGGACCTAGCTGGAATGATTTTATGGAAATGCTAAAAACCAATAAAATTGATGCCATTATAAATATTTCCAAGAATAAACAAAGAGAAGAATTTTTTGAGTTTACAAATGTTTATCATATTGCTGCAAATGCCATATATGTAAAAAAAGGTAATGAAGATATTGATTCTTTGGAAAAGTTAGAAGGCAAAACTATCGTTATGCCAAAAGGTTTTTTTGCCCAACAATTACTTGAAAAATATTATCCACAAATAAAACAAATTCTTGTAAATGATTCTGTAGAAGCATTAAAATTATTATCTTTGGGAAAAGCAGATGCAACTATTGATAAAAAAAATGTATTAGACTATATAATCTCAACAAAAAACATATCAGAAGTTGTTGCAACAAACTATGTAAATGATGATAGATTGGTTTCTTACATAAGTATTGCTGTTTCAAAAGATAAAACTATTTTAAAATCTATTTTAAATAAAGCTCAAGATTCAATCACAGATAAAGAGTTATTAGATTTAAAAAGAAAATGGTTTGGAAATAATGAATTAGTATCTAATAAAAGTTTTCTATCAAAAGAGGAAAAACAATATCTAAGCAATAATAATATAATAAAAATGTGTAATATCATAAATCTAAAACCAATTGAATTTTATGAAAATAAAAAGACCCAAGGTATAAATATAGATTTATTAAACTTGCTTGGGAAAAAAATCAATGTTAAATTTGAAAATATTATAGTTCAAGATTATCAAACTGCAAAAAAATATCTAGAAGAAAAAATATGTGATATTTTACCTACTACTTCAGAAAACAAAAATTCAGAAAAGATAGTTTTCACTAATCCACTTCTTAGTTATAAATTAGCAATTATTACACAAAAAGGTAAACCTGTTGTTCAAGATATAGATGAAGTTTTAAATGAAACTATGGCAAAAAAATCAAATTCTGAAAATCTAGATACTTTAAAAAACAATTATCCAAATATTAATATAATTGAAACAAATAGTGATTATGAAACTTTTGAAGCTGTTAATAGCAATAAAGTTTATTATGCAATGGAACCATTGCCTGTAGTTGCTTATTATATGTCAAAATTTGCTTTTAATAATATTTTTATTTCAAGATATACAGATATCTTATTAACAAGTCAAATTGCTATTTCTAAAGACAATATCATTCTTTATAATATTTTCAATAGAGCAATTGAGCAAATAAGTGAAAATGAACACAATGAAATTTTCAATAAGTGGACAAATTTTTCTATAAATATGCCCTTTGATTATTCTATAGTTTGGAAAATATCATTGGTAGTTTTTATTATTCTTCTAATACTTGCCTACAGACAATCTATTTTAAAAAAACATAATAAAACCTTACGACTTATAAATAATGAAATTGAGAAAAAGAATAGACAAATTGCTAAACAAAAAGAGCTTTTTGAAAAATTATATAATAAATCTGCAGATGGTGTATTATTATTAAAAAATAAGAAAATCAGCGATTGTAATGAAGCTGCAACAAAAATACTACACTATTCAAAAGATGAATTGATTGATAAGTATCTTTACGAAATATCTCCAAGATTTCAGCCTGATGGTCTAAGTTCAAACTTAAAAGCGATAATTAAAGTAAATGAAGCATTAAAAAATGGAATTTGTAGTTTTGAGTGGATGCATACAAGTAAAGACCATAAGAAACTATGGATAGAAGTCGTTTTAACCTCAATAGAAATCAATAGTAATCTTGTAATTCATACTGTAATTAGAGATATAAATAAAAGAAAAGAAATGGAAAAAAAATTAGAAGTATTAACTTGTAATTTAGAAGAAAGAATAAAAAAAGAAATTGAAATAAATGAAGAAAAAACTGCTCAATTAATTCAACAATCAAGATTTGTTCAAATGGGAGAAATGATATCAATGATTGCACATCAATGGAGACAACCATTAACTGCAATTACAGCTACTACTAATAATTTATTATTGAAGAATATATTAAATAAAGAAATATCAAAAGATATTTTAGAAGAAGAACTAAAATTAATCACAGAGTATACTCAACATTTATCATTTACAATTGATGATTTTAGAAATTTCTTTAAATCAGATAAAGAAAAAGTAGAATCAAAACTTGAAGATATTATTGAAAAAGCCATAAATATAATAAAAACATCTTTTGACTCAAAAGAAATACAATTAATTAAAAATTATGAATTTAATGAAAATATAACTACTTATACAACAGAAATCCAACAAGTAATTTTAATTTTATTAAAAAATGCAGAAGATGCATTAGTTGAAAATGAGATAATAAATAAAAAAATAGAAATCAAAACCTATAAAGAAAATGATTTTGTAATAATAGATATAGAAGATAATGCAAAAGGAATATCAGCTGATATTATATATAAAATCTTTGATCCATATTTCTCTACAAAAAAAGCAAAAGAAGGTACTGGAATTGGCCTTTATATGAGTAAAATTATTATTAAAGATCATTGCAAAGGTGAAATAACAGTAACAAATAGTCAAGATGGTGCAAATTTTAAGATAAAATTACCACTTAACATATAA